The Prevotella sp. oral taxon 299 str. F0039 genome has a segment encoding these proteins:
- a CDS encoding succinate dehydrogenase/fumarate reductase cytochrome b subunit: MWLFKSSIGRKVIMSLTGIALILFLTFHMSMNLVALFSGEAYNMVCEFLGANWYAVVATMGLAGLAMLHIVYAFILTAQNRRARGSERYAVVDKPKKVEWASQNMLVLGIIILLGLLLHLFNFWYNMMFAELMHMEMKFSPSDGFAYIKDTFANPVFVVLYVIWIVAIWLHLSHGFWSAMHTLGVNGKVWFKRWQVIGLVYSTILMLGFLVVVLAFAFGCAPSLCCH, from the coding sequence ATGTGGTTATTTAAATCCTCTATTGGTAGAAAAGTTATAATGTCTTTAACAGGCATTGCGCTTATTCTATTCTTGACTTTTCACATGTCAATGAACCTTGTTGCGTTATTCTCGGGCGAGGCTTATAATATGGTATGTGAGTTTCTTGGTGCCAACTGGTATGCTGTTGTAGCTACAATGGGGCTAGCTGGACTTGCAATGTTGCATATTGTGTATGCTTTTATCTTAACTGCTCAAAATAGAAGAGCACGTGGAAGCGAGCGATATGCAGTAGTAGACAAACCTAAAAAGGTTGAATGGGCATCTCAAAACATGCTTGTTTTGGGTATTATCATTCTTTTAGGTTTATTATTGCACCTCTTTAACTTCTGGTACAACATGATGTTTGCAGAACTAATGCACATGGAAATGAAATTTTCTCCTAGTGATGGCTTTGCATACATTAAGGACACATTTGCAAATCCTGTATTTGTAGTGCTTTATGTTATATGGATTGTTGCCATTTGGTTACACCTTTCTCATGGATTTTGGAGTGCAATGCACACCTTAGGTGTTAATGGTAAGGTTTGGTTTAAGCGTTGGCAAGTAATTGGCTTGGTATATTCTACCATCTTAATGTTAGGATTCCTTGTTGTAGTTCTTGCGTTTGCGTTTGGCTGTGCGCCTAGCTTATGCTGCCATTAA